The following are encoded together in the Plasmodium brasilianum strain Bolivian I chromosome 10, whole genome shotgun sequence genome:
- a CDS encoding formin 1 has translation MENKKIALATINDIENDKNVDNLSLITKVDLKLTNSKNEKCNKIRNINFEDSLRMNDEQIKVKEAVFILHNMENFNYSISYTEIQNIRNDLRLFAINNYHDKKYADCLIQAIHSYMIAKKYYSKYFGFYITGDMSTELILICKCYVLVQKYTEGRKYLNELKFLIDNTLLYAHNKGIFTEQQKDGQNKDINKINDLDSNYQEPIILCGIEVLSNVLYIFADLLSSYKQNEEAESYFLKYLYIIDKSFNADSLNYSDALNDVCSYYIKIRDYSKALPLCEQILEIRKKFFGDYDSENPSEIIADCYCNLGLLLRLSGNTIESLHKYLIAVDMRMKIHKTRHTIEVQDILFSFAIIMHQLNNFKVSLQLYKEVYSFYKIYYGPDDTNTIIVCKLIEELEKDIMKEMDKSKKKYPSNLESHIPNVNDKLTKESKIKKNWNLFNEKLQTISKKSDIDPNLIENLMNERVLINTKNIPYKNLSDKKTFITVEGNLKYNDLSYCSIDAYKHMQSNKEFEILKSSFYSISSINRIKSLYADSWKSTLIPSTYILPFVEAKLVDKKLIKFSECKDFQNAIIFKRKILPIVNIPLIERGYVQLDNDQPIMTCNEDAKSLLSEWNIKEPFVDSQGNVFSKYEHLDNEFNMFISILDDKNEVMLGFYNNPLLVPNPAIYHCLILNDLYYFHKYNHVNNLYSFDNINPYRNKNISTKINRGNNLYKNSSNAGIDHSYDYNTYKKEEKSSKISRDSKIINDSLKNTLEKNEQKGNIKNDLITKRESSDSNKTHINDESKYIPKDIPLSTQKSETVTKKGVPKELSKGVSKELSKLFSKKMSKQLSKQLSTQSSEQMLKKHKSEEKKVGDMKFKGLGFNKKLQNKKLQHKKVHVLKGNRESSSTLFSRDKYVLKKSINFNNLFLRSNEKIKLIGYSNSNKTDKIQRSMRKIKLKKDPILKSSIDYNIKFDLQNNVSSLEHCDIDNLKREIYYDNSPCNSHTNSTNLSFDDEEEMVASYKEHKKKNNNRYNKPYKHIKDNTYNNVKNNLTNENKKKKNENVITHYNEENNESSERSSEYSTDNSDENVSDMGSKNYNSFYSDDRENNNEDIIDIHKIFDTNIPSNDSRNTLNLNPLINKKDSVGNDTSDYTMKCANNEEYQRINESENSLSSNNNTLNSNFASFNSDTINENSMYENKSNTKSINLNTYRNKSVNSCTSLNKFHIKDKLNHIKNVNKNDISFKFRFNKGNSFRDGNILLDTDISESEIYGKSFLKKAKSSSKPHLVNGICSNDIKLNDTKLGEHIFDKTMEDSESFVFSTHQMENGRIINGSENSENILFSHSTGVNVFLDNRYKSTLKNKERTVINEYSEEVELSENEEFYKEVILDEAKIDSNIMDIYEVENSRYDNAYNNRNRFLKENQNECSDTNDRSHSSALYKNEKVQKIHEQRSYYKKPSEDNTYDMYDEETSSGIIINKEVNGIHKDSFTDNLFLRSNSIEELDSNLITNKYKSKYAKKEIKRNYSGKINNNKKVTDTLDDELNDISVINLHNEQENQNLPNNMTILEEEADIMSNINYDDSLNENDKINMMYASDNKNYISNKISNNNNKKNGIKYSSNLTYNSMHNVHIVHNVNGNKQGCDINKDDSFYYDVTMNSDNNSNNKLKKKEQNSNTMNNEYIINDLEPFSTEGKNVHLLSNALNDKLAGKNNAKELIEVNSIMLKGKEKKKNLYPSLCMEWTNQGLKKLMGTKKGFLSKINVIEKKVLENNKDTIKSNEKNNSPLMKQIPKQDINKDESSNLSNIKEESIEKQSSKDSIHMDNSNEEKNEESYKNENTLVKKINTVNYPKKIMLKKIVPKVIPKMVVNKINNIKDNNTIKKSNDLNNNNHEVKIVKNINDKLAFDILRKVKYCKIGFQPDENLGTLPTVHLLNEDKVVLAIVPWQLDLTSFSLAKSSMEEETIKKIGLMHREFEISIEDRKKQVQSEMRLLTGEGLKELGFTSSPTISKDTLHDVNLLSGIDINALKNSYKIEKKSEQIEKAKEKEKSSQAKKEPPKIAPKTKGGKKGAPKFMKGPPKGVKGGPVVGKGKFSKIKQAKDEGKTKRFFWEALFEDDIPGTLFEDKKELMQKIVIEKENVEKCFSKAVSKKEEGNELKIRKPKVIQLLPDSKREYNMSIALSKFSNYTFKEIRDAIMDLNPHILNLDNTEVLMQYVPTPEEFEIVKEYICSKGDLNLVDKPEQYVAALLGVPLLKQRLESHYFALSFKENYENTLNPLENILESCEAIKGSTKLFTILFTILNVGNTLNYGDPQRGNAFGFKLTTLSKLNDIRSSTKPVKTLLQYICETIYEKSVDTLDIMEELRCIEKVVKTDKQIIDTVLQKLKLGSNKIKNVLELAKKNPEDPLYEALKEFYFSVEPKIQELETFYDQTFAIFKEISLYLGYKEKEVSTIQVQDFFKELWKFIQSVEFNRKTIQENVLKELKKKERMLENEKKGAALSKRQNFTIAKKKEKTDPKAKLTKKTFKIF, from the exons atggaaaacaaaaaaattgcgTTAGCAACTATTAACGACATTGAAAACGACAAAAATGTGGATAACTTAAGCTTGATAACAAAAGTAGATTTAAAGTTGAcaaatagtaaaaatgagaaatgtaataaaataaggaaCATAAATTTTGAAGACTCCCTTAGAATGAATGATGAACagataaaagtaaaagaagcagtttttatattacataatatggaaaattttAACTATTCTATTAGTTATACtgaaattcaaaatataagaaatgatTTAAGATTATTTGCTATTAACAATTATCATGACAAAAAGTACGCAGATTGTTTAATTCAAGCTATTCATTCTTATATGatagcaaaaaaatattattccaAATATTTTGGTTTTTATATTACAGGTGATATGAGTACAGAactaattttaatatgtaaatgttATGTATTAGTTCAAAAATATACAGaaggaagaaaatatttgaatgagttaaaatttttaattgatAACACGTTATTATATGCTCATAATAAGGGTATTTTTACTGAACAACAGAAGGATGGACAAAATAAAGACATTAATAAGATCAATGATTTAGATTCGAATTATCAAGAGCCGATTATATTATGTGGAATAGAAGTTTTATCAAAtgtactttatatttttgctgACTTGTTAAGTTCATATAAACAGAATGAAGAAGCAGAAAGTTACTTCTTAAAATATCTGTATATCATAGATAAATCTTTTAATGCTGATAGTTTAAATTATAGTGACGCTTTAAATGATGTATGTTCCtactacataaaaattaGAGATTATTCGAAAGCTTTACCTCTATGCGAGCAAATACTggaaatacgaaaaaaattttttggtGATTATGATTCAGAGAATCCAAGTGAAATTATTGCTGACTGTTATTGTAACTTAGGATTATTATTAAGATTGTCTGGAAATACCATTGAATCTTTACACAAATATTTAATAGCAGTAGATATGAGAATGAAAATTCATAAAACAAGGCACACTATAGAAGTTcaagatattttattttcctttgcCATTATTATGCACCAGTTAAACAATTTCAAGGTTTcattacaattatataaagaggtttattctttttataaaatttattatggTCCTGATGATACTAATACTATAATTGTATGCAAATTGATTGAAGAGTTAGAAAAAGATATTATGAAAGAAATggataaaagtaaaaaaaagtatcCCTCTAATTTAGAAAGTCATATACCAAATGTAAATGATAAGTTAACAAAAGAgagtaaaataaagaaaaactggaatttatttaatgaaaaattgcaAACTATTTCAAAGAAGTCAGATATAGATCCTAACTTAATTGAAAATCTTATGAATGAGAGAGTTTTAATTAACACCAAAAATATTCcctataaaaatttaagtgataaaaaaacattcatAACAGTAGAAGGaaacttaaaatataatgatttaAGTTATTGTAGTATTGAcgcatataaacatatgcaaTCAAACAAAGAATTTGAAATTTTGAAGAGTTCATTTTACTCCATTTCTTCTATTAACAGAATTAAATCCTTATACGCAGATTCGTGGAAAAGTACTTTAATTCCTTCAACATATATATTGCCTTTTGTTGAAGCAAAATTAGTGGACAAAAAACTAATTAAATTTTCAGAGTGCAAGGATTTTCAAAAtgctattattttcaaaagaaaaattttgcCTATAGTTAATATACCATTAATAGAAAGAGGATATGTACAATTAGACAATGATCAGCCTATAATGACTTGTAATGAAGATGCCAAATCTTTATTAAGTGAATGGAATATCAAGGAACCTTTTGTAGATTCTCAAGGAAACGTATTTAGTAAATATGAGCACCTTGATAATGAATTTAACATGTTTATTTCTATTCtagatgataaaaatgaagttATGCTTGGTTTTTATAATAACCCTTTGCTTGTGCCAAATCCAGCTATTTACCACTGCCTTATTTTAAATGacctatattattttcataagtATAACcatgttaataatttatattcttttgataatataaatCCGTATCGGAACAAGAATATAAGCACGAAAATAAATCGtggtaataatttatataaaaatagttcaAATGCAGGTATTGATCATTCATATGATtacaatacatataaaaaggaagaaaaaagtaGCAAAATTTCACGTgattcaaaaattataaatgattCGTTAAAAAACActcttgaaaaaaatgaacaaaaggggaatataaaaaatgaccTCATAACTAAAAGGGAATCAAGTGATTCAAACAAAACTCATATTAATGACGaatcaaaatatattccCAAGGACATTCCTTTATCTACTCAAAAATCTGAGACGGTAACAAAAAAGGGCGTGCCTAAAGAGTTATCAAAAGGAGTTTCAAAAGAACTATCAAAATTATTCTCAAAGAAAATGTCAAAGCAATTGTCGAAGCAGTTGTCAACACAATCATCAGAACAGATGTTAAAGAAACACAAAtcagaggaaaaaaaagtaggTGATATGAAGTTTAAAGGTTTaggttttaataaaaagcttcaaaataaaaaacttcAACATAAAAAAGTGCACGTTCTAAAAGGTAATCGAGAGAGTTCATCGACATTATTTTCTAGAGATAAATACGTCTTAAAAAAATCcattaattttaacaatttatttctaagatctaatgaaaaaattaaattaattggTTATAGCAATTCAAATAAAACTGATAAAATACAAAGATCCatgagaaaaattaaattaaaaaaggatcCCATCCTAAAATCTTCTAttgattataatataaaatttgatCTTCAAAATAATGTGAGTAGTCTTGAACATTGTGATATAGATAATCTGAAGAGAGAAatttattatgataattCCCCATGTAACAGCCATACAAATTCAACTAATTTATCTTTTGACGATGAAGAAGAAATGGTTGCTAGCTATaaagaacataaaaaaaaaaacaacaatAGGTACAATAAACCATATAAGCATATTAAAGATAACACATacaataatgtaaaaaacaATCTtactaatgaaaataaaaaaaaaaaaaatgaaaatgtcaTTACTCATTATAATgaggaaaataatgaaagttCAGAAAGGTCTAGCGAATATAGTACTGATAATAGTGATGAAAATGTTAGCGACATGGGGagtaaaaattacaattcGTTTTATAGCGATGATAGAGAGaataataatgaagatataattgatatacataaaatatttgatacTAACATACCTTCAAATGATTCAAGGAATACACTGAATTTGAACcctttaataaataaaaaagatagcGTAGGAAATGATACTTCTGATTACACTATGAAATGTGCtaataatgaagaatatCAAAGGATTAATGAAAGTGAAAATTCATTATCGTCTAACAACAATACACTTAATTCAAATTTTGCTTCTTTTAATAGCGACacaattaatgaaaattccatgtatgaaaataaatCCAATACAAAAAGCATTAATCTTAATACCTATAGAAACAAATCAGTAAACAGTTGTACTAGTCTCAACAAGTTTCATATAAAGGATAAATTAAaccatattaaaaatgtaaacaagaatgatatttcatttaaatttagaTTTAATAAAGGAAATTCATTTAGAGACGGAAATATACTATTAGATACTGACATATCTGAGAGCgaaatatatggaaaatcGTTTCTAAAAAAGGCTAAGTCATCCAGTAAACCACATTTGGTAAATGGTATATGCtcaaatgatataaaattaaacgaTACCAAATTAGGTGAAcatatttttgataaaactATGGAAGATAGTGaatcatttgttttttccacACACCAAATGGAAAATGGAAGAATAATAAATGGATCGGAGAAtagtgaaaatatattattttctcatTCCACAGGAGTTAATGTTTTTTTGGATAACAGATACAAATccacattaaaaaataaagaacgTACTGTTATTAATGAATACTCGGAAGAAGTAGAATTAAGcgaaaatgaagaattttATAAGGAGGTAATTCTTGATGAGGCAAAAATTGATTCGAATATTATGGATATTTATGAGGTTGAAAATAGTAGATATGATAATGCTTACAATAATAGAAATCGCTTCCTGAAAGAAAATCAAAATGAATGTTCAGACACAAATGATAGAAGTCATTCATCTGCATTATATAAGAATGAAAAGGTTCAGAAAATTCATGAACAAAGAAGTTATTATAAGAAACCATCTGAAGATAACACATATGACATGTATGATGAAGAAACATCTTCAGgaattataataaacaaaGAAGTAAATGGAATCCACAAGGATAGTTTTACAGATAATTTATTCTTGAGAAGTAATTCGATAGAGGAATTAGATTCTAATTTAATCACAAACAAgtataaaagtaaatatgccaaaaaagaaataaaaaggaattatagcggtaaaataaacaataataaaaaggttACTGATACATTAGATGACGAACTCAATGATATAAGTGTCATCAACTTGCATAACGAGCAGGAAAATCAAAATCTCCCCAATAATATGACCATCTTAGAAGAAGAGGCTGATATAATGtcaaatattaattatgatGACAGTCTAAATGagaatgataaaataaatatgatgtATGCTtctgataataaaaattatattagtaataaaatatcaaataataataataaaaaaaatggaataaaatacTCTTcaaatttaacatataacaGCATGCATAACGTTCATATTGTTCATAATGTTAATGGTAATAAACAAGGATGTGACATAAATAAAGACGATTCTTTTTACTATGACGTAACCATGAATAgtgataataatagcaataat aaattaaaaaaaaaagagcaaaattCAAATACGatgaataatgaatatataattaatgatCTTGAACCATTTAGCACCGAAGGCAAAAATGTGCATTTATTAAGTAACGctttaaatgataaattagcaggaaaaaataatgcaaagGAGTTAATTGAAGTCAACAGTATAATGTTAAagggaaaggaaaaaaaaaaaaatttatatccGAGCCTTTGCATGGAATGGACAAACCAAG gtttaaaaaaattgatgggaacaaaaaaaggatttCTTAGTAAGATAAAtgttattgaaaaaaaagtattagaGAACAACAAAGATACCATTAAatctaatgaaaaaaataattcccCTTTAATGAAGCAGATACCAAAACAAGATATAAATAAGGATGAATCATCAAACCTATCAAACATCAAGGAAGAATCTATAGAGAAACAATCGTCAAAGGATAGTATTCATATGGATAATTcgaatgaagaaaaaaacgaggaaagttataaaaatgagaatactttagtgaaaaaaattaacacagTGAATTAtcctaaaaaaataatgttgaaaaaaattgttcCAAAAGTTATTCCAAAAATGgtagtaaataaaataaataatataaaagacaataatacaattaaaaaaagtaatgatCTTAATAACAATAATCATGAAGTGAAAATTGTAAAGAACATAAACGATAAATTAGCATTTGATATTCTgagaaaagtaaaatattgtaaaattgGATTTCAACCTGATGAAAATTTAGGCACTCTTCCAACAGTTCATCTGTTAAATGAAGATAAAGTTGTCTTAGCAATTGTACCATGGCAATTAGATTTAACTTCATTTTCCTTAGCAAAATCATCCATGGAGGaagaaacaataaaaaaaataggtttAATGCATAGAGAATTTGAAATATCCATTGAAGACAGAAAAAAACAAGTACAAAGTGAAATGAGACTTTTAACAGGGGAAGGATTAAAAGAATTAGGTTTCACAAGTAGTCCTACAATATCTAAGGATACTCTTCATGATGTAAATCTATTGTCAGGAATCGATATAAATGCATtgaaaaattcatataaaatagaaaagaaaagtgaacaaatagaaaaagcaaaagaaaaagaaaaatcatCTCAGGCGAAAAAGGAACCACCAAAAATTGCACCGAAAACAAAAGGAGGTAAAAAAGGAGCACCCAAATTTATGAAAGGACCTCCAAAAGGTGTTAAAGGAGGGCCTGTAGTTGGAAAGGGTAAATTTTCGAAGATAAAACAAGCCAAAGATGAAGGTAAAACGAAAAGATTTTTCTGGGAAGCATTATTTGAAGATGATATTCCTGGAACATTATTTGAAgacaaaaaagaattaatgcaaaaaatagtaatagaaaaagaaaatgtggAAAAATGTTTTTCAAAAGCTGTtagtaaaaaagaagaaggtAATGAActtaaaattagaaaacCAAAAGTTATACAATTATTACCCGATTCGAAAAGAGAATACAATATGTCTATTGCTCTATCTAAATTTAGTAATTACACATTTAAAGAAATTAGGGATGCAATAATGGACTTAAATCCTCATATACTTAACCTTGATAATACAGAAGTATTAATGCAATATGTTCCTACTCCTGAAGAATTTGAAATAGTTAAGGAATATATTTGTTCCAAGGGTGATTTAAATTTAGTGGATAAACCTGAACAGTATGTTGCTGCACTTTTAGGAGTACCATTATTAAAACAAAGATTAGAGTCTCACTATTTTGCTCTTtcatttaaagaaaattatgaaaatactTTAAATCCTTTGGAAAATATTCTAGAATCCTGTGAAGCAATAAAAGGTTCAACGAAActttttactatattatttactatattaaatgtaGGTAACACATTGAATTATGGAGATCCACAAAGAGGTAATGCTTTCGGTTTTAAACTAACCACCTTATCTAAATTAAACGATATAAGATCAAGTACGAAACCTGTTAAAACTCTgttacaatatatatgtgaaactatttatgaaaaaagtgTAGACACCCTCGATATAATGGAAGAGTTAAGATGTATCGAAAAAGTAGTAAAAACAGATAAGCAAATAATTGATACTGTTCTACAAAAGTTAAAATTAGgttcaaataaaattaaaaatgttttagaACTGGCCAAAAAAAACCCTGAAGATCCTTTATATGAAGCCCTgaaagaattttattttagcgTAGAACCAAAAATTCAAGAGCTAGAAACTTTTTATGACCAAACTTTCGCTATATTCAAAGAAATTTCATTGTATTTAggttataaagaaaaagaagttaGTACTATACAAGTACaagatttttttaaagaattatgGAAATTCATCCAATCTGTTGAATTTAATAGAAAGACAATTCAAGAGAACGTTCTCAAagaattaaagaaaaaagaaagaatgctagaaaatgaaaagaaaggTGCTGCTCTCAGCAAAAGGCAAAACTTTACTATAGCtaagaagaaagaaaagacGGATCCAAAGGCGAAGCTAACCAAGAAAACATTCAAGATATTTTAG
- a CDS encoding SURF1 domain-containing protein produces MKRFPFFLNDIGGKVIEEKIKSILLRSETFHRMPILNNVLNTKELIKLNTSNFLHKFILRELHIQCPPSTLCDKYCVKKTYDNGLIKKTNRIRLLFFYKNGKFFHDVKKRKLTRFKSKKKRNKFVTNSGKKFLLQGVHIDMLNEELKSVEKKINEKNIIENKDKKVTSADFKYPSQRLYKANEEEINLIRKSEGQYYLPLECENSTIIRLIDIKNKVSSPIFRCVRNSKFGLRKNERTFFFYYSSFICSFFFSMGIWQYKKMEKKKFLIDYILHNLNKPIIVINDFDFPWFDDFLILKKNYKILNENLAQYDEKESKLLSSINLLEIVLRVLTFYEKVRVFHGRIIRKKKDLCCNDNSNNKPNGGDKICVNEADEKKGEEGEDAELYNKKKNVENGNKLTVDLENISSVYEWINRIRNENALLKLYRKMSKKDLTEDELKKLVLEKYKYRKVQLTGVLDTTKEFYIGPKIHEFNKKKKYYYVICPLFLKSGKCILVNRGLISEEILEEKKNEIPKIVTLRGILDPGELYECPFKKIKNFSNKSVYSNYFFYYDTEEICQYANISDLEGSSFFIANIYDIIFHEDYNNDIRTDYYSNYNKGNTKELDSNLKKLNDITINDMDRESQERIKRLLKNSDSAKKAENGTFQNIKPFRYDEHFIHKKKKEYFKFYADETTHFNYACQWFLFAFVFSTISVFKFIQLKKWIF; encoded by the exons ATGAAAAGATTCCCATTTTTCCTTAATGATATTGGGGGTAAAGTGATTGAAGAAAAAATCAAATCCATTTTATTAAGGAGTGAAACATTTCATAG AATGcctattttaaataatgtacTAAATACTAAGGAATTAATTAAGTTGAACAcatctaattttttacataaatttatacttCGCGAACTTCATATACAGTGTCCCCCTTCTACTTTATGTGACAAGTACtgtgtaaaaaaaacatacgATAATGGATTAATTAAGAAAACGAATAGAATAAGGTTACTGTTCTTTTATAAGAATGGAAAATTTTTCCATGATGTAAAAAAGAGGAAGCTAACAAGGTtcaaatcaaaaaaaaagagaaacaaATTTGTAACAAATTCCGGAAAGAAATTCCTTCTACAGGGGGTTCATATTGATATGTTAAATGAGGAATTAAAAAGtgtagagaaaaaaattaatgaaaaaaatataattgaaaataaagaCAAAAAAGTTACTTCAGCAGATTTTAAGTATCCAAGTCAAAGGCTTTATAAAGCAAATGaggaagaaataaatttaataaggAAAAGTGAAGGTCAATATTACTTACCATTAGAATGTGAAAATAGTACTATTATAAGACTAATtgatataaagaataaagtGTCTTCACCAATTTTTCGATGCGTCCGTAATAGTAAATTTGGactaagaaaaaatgaaagaactttttttttttattattcttcttttatttgttctttttttttttcaatggGAATATGGCAATATaagaaaatggaaaaaaagaaatttttaattgatTACATTTTACACAATTTAAATAAACCAATTATAGTTATTAATGATTTTGACTTTCCATGGTTTGAtgactttttaattttaaaaaagaattacaaaatattgaATGAGAATTTAGCACAAtatgatgaaaaagaaagtaaACTTTTAAGTAGCATTAATTTATTAGAAATAGTTCTTAGAGTACTAACCTTTTATGAAAAGGTAAGAGTTTTCCATGGAAGgataattagaaaaaaaaaagatttatgCTGTAAtgataacagtaacaataaaCCAAATGGTGGGGATAAAATATGTGTTAATGAAgcagatgaaaaaaaaggtgaAGAAGGAGAAGATGCAgagttatataataaaaaaaaaaatgtagaaaatgGGAATAAATTAACCGTtgatttagaaaatatttcaagTGTTTATGAGTGGATAAATCGAATAAGAAATGAAAACGCATTATTGAAGTTATATAGGAAAATGAGTAAAAAGGATTTAACAGAAGATGAACTTAAAAAACTTGTccttgaaaaatataaatacaggAAAGTTCAGTTAACAGGAGTACTCGATACAACTAAAGAATTTTATATAGGACCCAAAATACatgaatttaataaaaagaaaaagtattattatgtaatttgtccattatttttaaaaagtggaaaatgtatattagtAAATAGAGGATTAATATCTGAAGAAAtattagaagaaaaaaagaatgaaatacCAAAAATAGTTACATTAAGAGGAATATTAGATCCAGGTGAGTTATATGAATGCCCTttcaaaaagataaaaaatttttcaaataaaagtGTTTATagtaactattttttttattatgacaCTGAAGAAATTTGCCAGTATGCGAATATTTCCGATTTGGAAGGttcctcattttttattgcaaatatatatgacataatatttcatgaagactataataatgatataagaACGGATTATTACTCGAATTACAATAAGGGTAATACAAAGGAATTAGAttctaatttaaaaaagttaaatgaTATTACCATAAATGATATGGATAGAGAAAGTCAAGAAAGGATTAAGCGGTTGTTGAAAAATAGTGATAGTGCAAAAAAGGCTGAAAATGGcacttttcaaaatattaaaccCTTTCGATATGATGAacattttatacataaaaagaaaaaagaatattttaaattttatgctGATGAAACAACGCATTTTAATTATGCATGTCAGTGGTTTCTTTTTGCGTTTGTCTTTTCAACAATATCTGTATTTAAATTCATACAGTTGAAAAAATGGATTTTTTGA